The following coding sequences lie in one Arachis hypogaea cultivar Tifrunner chromosome 4, arahy.Tifrunner.gnm2.J5K5, whole genome shotgun sequence genomic window:
- the LOC112797727 gene encoding small ribosomal subunit protein uS17c, translated as MWLLQLPSIPKFSTPFLHGGRTLCSAPTATTFPAPSAPCSMPIIRAMKSMQGKVVCATNDKTVAVEVVRLAPHPKYKRRVRKKKKYQAHDPDNQFKVGDIVQLLKSRPISKTKAFVAVSVPKKDSTNNSDIGIPLESQQQA; from the coding sequence ATGTGGCTTCTCCAACTGCCGTCAATCCCCAAGTTCTCCACCCCATTCCTCCATGGCGGCAGAACCCTCTGCTCTGCCCCAACCGCCACTACATTCCCAGCACCATCAGCACCGTGTTCCATGCCTATCATAAGAGCGATGAAGTCGATGCAGGGGAAGGTGGTGTGCGCCACTAACGACAAGACGGTGGCGGTGGAGGTTGTTCGTCTGGCCCCTCACCCGAAGTATAAGAGGCgcgtgaggaagaagaagaagtaccaGGCCCACGACCCTGATAACCAGTTCAAGGTTGGTGACATCGTTCAGCTTCTCAAGAGCAGGCCCATCAGTAAGACCAAGGCTTTCGTCGCCGTTTCTGTTCCCAAGAAGGACTCCACCAATAACTCCGACATTGGAATCCCCTTGGAGTCTCAGCAACAGGCTTAG
- the LOC112795350 gene encoding inositol hexakisphosphate and diphosphoinositol-pentakisphosphate kinase VIP2-like: MNKDEVINSDSEAEEEEDGDDIVKNSKPDAKKKGWFSSMLQSTNIFGKTSIDVDRIAAGLPCGSEGFLFMYARWKKLERDLYNERKERFDITQIPDVYDSSKYDILHNAHLNLEGLDELFRVAQALADGVIPNEYGINPKQKLKIGSEVFKYLFLLTISTSPFFDRNHIHSLMNVLRYCNLDESLQEEESLVCHNALDLLYKTKELDYMSYIVLRMFENTEVDLEDPKRCRIELTFSRGADLSTHFAFLGMKLKFSSISIRLQNIVVLHYRRTVVRLLRCTGAHTRGVKNPQQAGIPAGTAPNGAPMAAMRAEDFPPPTTPAGFSGYFYKSVLERLVNLWPFHKHANTNGK, translated from the exons ATGAATAAGGATGAAGTTATTAACAGTGATAGTGAGgctgaagaggaggaggatgGTGATGATATTGTGAAGAACAGCAAGCCTGATGCTAAGAAGAAGGGCTGGTTTTCCTCTATGTTGCAGAG TACAAATATATTTGGGAAGACAAGTATTGATGTTGATCGTATAGCAGCTGGATTACCATGTGGTAGTGAAGGGTTTCTATTTATGTATGCTCGGTGGAAAAAACTTGAAAGAGACTTGTACAATGAACGGAAGGA GCGCTTTGACATCACCCAAATTCCTGATGTCTATGATTCATCCAA ATATGATATATTGCACAATGCGCATCTTAATCTAGAGGGACTGGACGAGCTATTTAGAGTTGCTCAG GCACTTGCTGATGGTGTAATTCCAAATGAATATGGAATTAATCCAAAGCAGAAGCTGAAGATCGGTTCAGAG GTATTCAAAT ATTTGTTTCTCTTAACGATTTCCACCTCCCCCTTTTTTGACAGGAATCACATCCATTCTCTGATGAATGTTCTTCGATATTGTAATTTGGATGAATCTCTTCAAGAAGAAGAGAGCCTTGTTTGTCATAATGCTCTCGACCTCCTATATAAAACAAAGGAGCTGGACTACATGAGTTACATTGTGCTGAGAATGTTTGAGAACACAGAG GTCGATCTAGAAGATCCAAAAAGGTGCCGCATAGAGCTGACGTTCAGCCGAGGTGCTGATTTATCTACTCACTTTGCATTTCTAGGTATGAAATTGAAATTCAGCTCAATATCCATTAGGCTTCAGAATATTGTAGTGTTACATTA CAGAAGAACGGTAGTGAGGCTGCTTCGTTGCACAGGAGCACACACTAGGGGTGTCAAAAATCCCCAACAGGCGGGGATCCCCGCGGGGACCGCCCCAAATGGGGCCCCGATG GCTGCTATGCGTGCAGAAGACTTTCCTCCGCCGACAACACCTGCCGGATTCTCTGGCTATTTCTACAAAAGTGTACTCGAGCGTCTGGTAAATCTTTGGCCTTTCCATAAGCATGCCAATACTAATGGCAAATAG